A genomic window from Verrucomicrobiia bacterium includes:
- a CDS encoding Tat pathway signal protein, producing the protein MHGSRWLLTGLSSLVVLTGIVHAETDDAFLERLQKAAFGYFWHEVNPENGLVRDRSAPGAPCSIAAVGFGLSAIVIGIEREWVDRSTGRQRVLRTLETLARGPQGPDQDGMMGHRGWYYHFLEMDSGLRAWQCELSSMDTALLLAGVLDASLFFEESHPGEARIRTLSRQLVDRVDWQWMANGEATLTMGWRPEAGFLESRWRGYNEAMILYLLALGASAESGISWEAWTSGYRWETHYGQSYVVFAPLFGHQYSHCWVDFRGIADAYMRRRGITYFENSRRATLAQRAYCIGQSARFPNYGPLEWGLTACDGPDGYAARGAPPPENDDGTLAPTAVGGSLPFAPEVCLPTLRALETNHRDRLWGPYGFRDAFNRTRDWWATDTLGIDQGAILLMAENYRTGSVWRRMKRGGVLERGLKRAGFAEATGP; encoded by the coding sequence ATGCACGGCTCGCGCTGGCTCCTGACCGGGTTGTCGAGCCTGGTCGTACTCACCGGGATCGTCCATGCCGAGACGGACGATGCGTTTCTGGAGCGCCTCCAAAAGGCAGCCTTTGGATACTTCTGGCACGAGGTCAATCCCGAGAACGGGCTGGTTCGGGATCGGTCCGCCCCGGGCGCGCCGTGTAGCATCGCCGCGGTGGGGTTTGGTCTGTCCGCGATCGTGATCGGGATTGAACGGGAGTGGGTGGACCGATCCACGGGCCGGCAGCGCGTGTTGCGGACCCTCGAAACGCTTGCCCGGGGACCCCAGGGTCCCGACCAGGACGGGATGATGGGGCACCGCGGTTGGTATTACCACTTTTTGGAGATGGATTCCGGACTGCGGGCGTGGCAGTGCGAACTCTCGTCCATGGATACCGCGCTCCTCCTTGCGGGGGTCCTGGATGCGTCCCTGTTTTTTGAGGAGTCCCACCCCGGGGAGGCGCGCATCCGGACTCTCTCGCGGCAGCTGGTGGATCGCGTGGACTGGCAGTGGATGGCCAATGGCGAAGCCACGTTGACCATGGGGTGGCGCCCGGAGGCGGGATTTCTGGAGTCCCGTTGGCGGGGCTACAACGAGGCGATGATCCTGTATTTGCTGGCGCTGGGTGCGTCCGCTGAGTCCGGGATCTCCTGGGAGGCGTGGACGTCGGGATATCGCTGGGAGACGCATTACGGGCAGTCCTACGTCGTCTTTGCCCCGCTGTTTGGACATCAGTATTCGCATTGCTGGGTGGACTTCCGGGGAATTGCTGACGCTTACATGCGGCGCCGTGGGATCACCTACTTTGAGAACAGCCGGCGGGCCACACTGGCCCAACGGGCCTACTGCATCGGACAGTCCGCGCGTTTTCCGAACTACGGTCCCCTGGAATGGGGACTGACGGCCTGCGACGGCCCGGACGGCTATGCCGCGCGGGGCGCCCCGCCTCCGGAGAACGACGACGGCACGCTCGCCCCGACCGCCGTGGGGGGATCACTTCCTTTTGCCCCGGAGGTGTGTCTGCCCACGCTTCGGGCGCTGGAGACGAATCACCGCGACCGGTTGTGGGGGCCCTATGGGTTTCGCGATGCCTTCAACCGGACACGCGATTGGTGGGCGACCGACACCCTGGGCATTGATCAGGGGGCCATCCTGTTGATGGCGGAGAATTACCGGACGGGTTCCGTGTGGAGGCGCATGAAGCGTGGCGGGGTCCTGGAACGCGGCCTGAAGCGGGCGGGGTTCGCGGAGGCGACGGGTCCGTGA
- a CDS encoding Na/Pi cotransporter family protein: MLTSSCQLLGGIGLFLLGMTLLTDGLKAFAGEALRRALVRFTGTPFKAFCSGAVITVLVQSSSATTVTVIGFVSAGLLTFPQAIGVVLGASLGTTGTGWLVSVLGLKVSLGVWALPLVGVGTFIKLLAPGRWRSLGLALAGFGLVFIGIETLQLAMRGFSQVLHLARLPAGGLWGHGVAMGLGILLTVVMQSSSAAVATTLTALQSGAVNFEQAASLVIGAAVGTTVTGVLAAIGGGVPAKRTALAHVVFNLASGLIALVLLPVFLWGIRQAQEHAGLDPGAVSLAAFHTGFIALGVLIFLPFAERGARIIEQWLPDRGPVLTRHLDSTVLKTPAVALEATRRALSETAAESFDAARSVLENPMHAVSTARLALPRAALARLQEFFPQIPAVAEDDRVTRRRLAQLHALDHLARFQARWTPPGGIGTRIRDPRLQGAVRLTATLLELGASGLRHGGPESWEVTVASKAADLAELRRLDRPLILRETATGRSDPSTALELLDVIRWLDRLGYHAWRITHHLAHEDPSAQTLAEPDPFPDEP, from the coding sequence ATGCTGACCTCGAGCTGTCAGTTATTGGGCGGCATCGGCCTCTTCCTGCTCGGGATGACGCTCCTGACCGACGGACTCAAGGCGTTTGCCGGTGAGGCGCTCCGCCGCGCGCTGGTCCGATTCACCGGAACGCCTTTCAAGGCGTTCTGCTCCGGCGCGGTGATCACCGTCCTGGTGCAATCTTCAAGTGCGACGACCGTGACCGTCATCGGATTTGTCAGCGCCGGACTCCTGACGTTTCCCCAGGCCATCGGGGTTGTCCTGGGGGCCAGTCTGGGCACCACGGGCACGGGATGGTTGGTTTCAGTCCTCGGTCTCAAGGTCAGCCTGGGGGTCTGGGCGCTGCCGCTGGTGGGTGTCGGAACCTTCATCAAGTTACTGGCTCCGGGGCGATGGCGGTCTCTCGGCCTGGCCCTGGCGGGGTTCGGACTTGTGTTCATCGGGATCGAGACCCTGCAACTGGCGATGCGCGGTTTTTCGCAGGTGCTTCATCTGGCGCGCCTGCCCGCCGGAGGCCTTTGGGGTCACGGGGTGGCCATGGGGCTGGGTATCCTCCTGACGGTCGTCATGCAGTCCTCCAGTGCCGCTGTGGCGACCACGCTTACGGCGCTGCAGTCCGGAGCGGTGAACTTTGAGCAGGCGGCATCCCTGGTCATCGGCGCCGCCGTGGGAACGACGGTGACCGGGGTGCTCGCGGCGATTGGCGGTGGAGTGCCGGCGAAGCGTACGGCCCTCGCGCATGTGGTGTTCAACCTGGCCAGCGGCCTGATCGCCCTGGTGTTGCTGCCGGTTTTCCTATGGGGCATCCGCCAGGCGCAGGAGCATGCGGGGCTGGACCCCGGGGCGGTGAGTCTCGCTGCCTTTCATACGGGATTTATTGCCTTGGGCGTGCTGATTTTCCTGCCGTTTGCAGAACGGGGTGCCCGGATCATCGAGCAGTGGCTCCCAGACCGCGGGCCGGTGTTGACCCGTCACCTCGACTCCACCGTCCTCAAGACACCTGCGGTCGCCCTGGAGGCGACCCGCCGAGCCCTGTCTGAAACGGCGGCGGAATCGTTCGATGCAGCCCGGTCGGTTCTGGAGAACCCCATGCACGCCGTTTCCACGGCGCGCCTGGCGCTGCCGCGGGCGGCGCTGGCGCGGTTGCAGGAGTTTTTCCCGCAAATCCCGGCGGTGGCTGAGGACGATCGGGTGACCCGGCGAAGGCTCGCGCAGTTGCATGCCCTGGATCACCTGGCCCGTTTTCAGGCCCGTTGGACTCCCCCGGGCGGCATCGGCACGCGAATCCGGGATCCGCGCCTTCAGGGTGCGGTGCGTCTGACGGCGACACTGCTCGAACTGGGCGCCTCCGGGTTGCGCCACGGCGGTCCCGAGTCCTGGGAAGTGACGGTGGCGTCAAAGGCCGCGGATCTCGCGGAGCTCCGACGTCTGGATCGGCCCCTGATTCTTCGCGAGACGGCCACCGGTCGGTCGGATCCCTCGACGGCCTTGGAGTTGCTCGACGTCATCCGATGGCTGGACCGGCTGGGGTATCATGCGTGGCGGATCACCCATCACCTCGCCCATGAGGATCCGTCCGCGCAAACGCTGGCGGAGCCCGATCCTTTTCCGGACGAACCGTGA
- a CDS encoding ACT domain-containing protein, with translation MEVATQLALFLNNRPGALARVCTALSEAGINILAFSMSDTVDHTVLRMVVSDPQRALVVFEDRGALVVESEVLLLHGNNRPGSLAEIARRLSAARINIEYAYSATSPSERDGLLVLRVTHYRKALKALNASPA, from the coding sequence ATGGAGGTTGCAACGCAGCTTGCCCTCTTCCTGAACAACCGCCCCGGGGCGCTTGCGCGGGTGTGTACGGCGCTGTCCGAGGCCGGCATCAACATCCTGGCCTTTTCGATGAGCGACACGGTGGACCACACGGTGCTGCGCATGGTGGTGAGCGACCCCCAGCGGGCCCTGGTGGTGTTCGAGGATCGGGGGGCGCTGGTGGTGGAGAGCGAAGTGCTGCTGCTGCATGGGAACAACCGCCCCGGATCGCTTGCCGAAATCGCCCGCCGCCTTTCCGCGGCACGGATCAACATCGAGTATGCGTACAGCGCGACCAGCCCGAGCGAGCGGGACGGGCTTCTCGTGCTGCGGGTGACTCATTATCGAAAAGCCCTCAAGGCGCTCAATGCGTCTCCCGCCTGA
- the rho gene encoding transcription termination factor Rho, producing MGPEGQPVIHDGFLEISEKGFGFLRSAKSHYAPKPTDVFLTPDSIKRLGLREGCQIECTVNPPHKGNSPQLREVLRVNGKTYQEYIHAIRFENLTTIDPIEKFRLETSSELLEQRIIDLVTPIGKGTRGLIVAPPRTGKTTILKQICNAITTNHPEVYVMVLLIDERPEEVTDFQRSVKAEVVASSNDQDLETHVRLSRFMIERCKRMVEAGRDVFVLLDSITRVARAYNSVHGGSGRTMTGGVDARALEIPRKMFAAARKVEEGGSLTILATALIDTGSRMDELIFQEFKGTGNMELILDRKLSERRLFPAIDIPKSGTRKEEKLFPASHIEAIRKLRRMLTDLQSVEAMETLLAALKKHRTNDELLAKLA from the coding sequence TTGGGGCCGGAGGGACAGCCTGTGATTCACGATGGGTTTCTTGAGATTTCCGAAAAGGGGTTTGGCTTCCTGAGATCCGCAAAGTCGCATTACGCCCCGAAGCCGACCGACGTCTTTCTGACTCCGGACTCCATCAAGCGACTTGGACTTCGTGAGGGCTGTCAGATCGAGTGCACCGTCAACCCGCCCCACAAGGGAAACAGCCCCCAGTTGCGGGAAGTGTTGCGGGTCAACGGCAAGACCTATCAGGAATACATCCATGCCATCCGTTTCGAGAACCTGACCACGATTGACCCCATCGAGAAGTTCCGCCTGGAGACCAGTTCGGAACTGCTCGAACAGCGGATCATTGACCTGGTCACGCCGATCGGGAAGGGGACCCGCGGCCTGATCGTCGCGCCGCCCCGGACCGGCAAGACGACCATCCTGAAGCAGATTTGCAACGCCATCACCACCAATCATCCCGAGGTCTATGTGATGGTGCTGTTGATTGATGAACGTCCCGAGGAGGTCACGGATTTCCAGCGCAGCGTGAAGGCCGAGGTGGTCGCATCGAGCAATGACCAGGATCTCGAGACCCATGTCCGTCTGAGCCGGTTCATGATCGAGCGATGCAAGCGGATGGTCGAGGCGGGACGCGATGTGTTCGTGCTGCTGGATTCCATCACCCGCGTGGCCCGTGCGTACAACTCCGTGCACGGCGGGTCCGGGCGGACAATGACCGGGGGTGTGGATGCCCGGGCCCTGGAGATCCCGCGGAAGATGTTCGCCGCCGCGCGGAAGGTGGAGGAGGGCGGGTCCCTGACCATCCTGGCGACGGCGCTGATTGACACGGGCAGCCGGATGGACGAGCTGATCTTCCAGGAGTTCAAGGGCACTGGAAACATGGAGCTCATCCTGGACCGCAAGCTCAGTGAGCGGCGGTTGTTCCCCGCGATTGACATCCCAAAATCCGGAACGCGGAAGGAGGAGAAGCTATTCCCGGCCAGTCATATTGAGGCCATCCGGAAGCTGCGACGGATGCTCACCGATCTCCAGTCGGTGGAGGCGATGGAAACCCTGCTGGCGGCGCTCAAGAAGCATCGCACCAACGACGAATTGCTGGCCAAGCTCGCCTGA